A section of the Bombus fervidus isolate BK054 chromosome 9, iyBomFerv1, whole genome shotgun sequence genome encodes:
- the LOC139990829 gene encoding facilitated trehalose transporter Tret1 translates to MNKSRIKWWPQYLAAITATLSMATSGSHIGWTSPILPKLKSSESYMPITSDDASWIASFVLLGSIPGNIIAAFIVDRLGRKMCLLLAGIPLTISWILIIVAWCPYVLYISRFIGGIGLGVAYVVCPMYIGEIADKEIRGSLGSFIKLMVTFGELYAHAIGPFVSYECLAYSCAVIPIIFFLTFSWMPESPYYLLMRNREDKAMNNLKCLKRYATEDQLEEDIEQMQKTVLRDLSDKGNIWDLFNTPGNRRAVVISFGLQLVLQFSGLAAIESYTQEILEEADTDLSAGIAVIVLSVLQLIAGIGAAALVDRLGRRPLLLVTTLLGGLSLTVTGTFYLLKHYMLMNMTGFGWVLHASVIFYELIIALGLNPLSYMMLGELFPTNVKGAAVSIANMWASLLAFFVSKMYQVISDSCGVYTSFGWFAVSCFLGIVFILFMVPETKGKSLLEIQEELNCKKKEQQKYRKNNRKIHVNTLT, encoded by the exons atgAACAAATCGCGCATTAAGTGGTGGCCGCAATATTTAGCAGCGATTACAG CCACCTTATCTATGGCAACTTCCGGTTCTCATATAGGCTGGACATCACCGATTCTACCAAAATTAAAGTCTTCAGAGTCCTATATGCCAATAACGTCGGACGATGCCTCGTGGATCGCTTCGTTCGTTCTTCTCGGCTCGATACCTGGCAATATTATCGCAGCTTTCATCGTTGATCGACTGGGTCGTAAAATGTGCCTCCTGCTTGCAGGAATACCACTGACTATTAGTTGGATTTTAATCATCGTAGCCTGGTGCCCTTACGTCCTCTACATTTCAAGATTCATCGGCGGCATAGGGCTTGGCGTGGCTTACGTCGTTTGTCCTATGTACATCGGTGAAATCGCTGATAAGGAGATCAGAGGATCTCTGGGGTCTTTCATAAAGTTAATGGTAACTTTTGGTGAATTATACGCTCACGCGATTGGCCCATTCGTGTCGTACGAGTGTCTAGCTTACAGCTGCGCTGTAATCCCTATAATCTTTTTCCTCACGTTTAGTTGGATGCCAGAATCTCCTTATTATTTGTTGATGAGAAATCGCGAAGATAAAGCGATGAATAATTTAAAGTGTCTTAAGAGATACGCGACGGAGGATCAGTTAGAAGAAGATatagaacaaatgcaaaaGACCGTATTGCGAGACCTCAGCGATAAAGGAAACATTTGGGATCTGTTCAACACCCCAGGTAATAGAAGAGCTGTTGTAATCAGTTTCGGCCTCCAGCTAGTTCTGCAATTCAGTGGTCTAGCCGCTATAGAATCGTATACTCAAGAAATTCTCGAGGAGGCTGATACAGATTTATCCGCTGGGATAGCAGTGATCGTTCTAAGTGTTCTTCAGTTGATAGCCGGTATCGGTGCGGCAGCTTTAGTAGACAGATTAGGTAGAAGACCATTGCTTCTTGTCACTACTTTACTCGGTGGATTGTCCTTAACAGTTACCGGAACATTTTATCTGCTAAAACACTACATGTTAATGAATATGACCGGTTTTGGTTGGGTTCTTCATGCCTCTGTTATATTTTACGAGCTCATTATCGCATTAGGTTTGAATCCATTGTCCTACATGATGCTCGGAGAACTTTTTCCAACTAACGTAAAAGGAGCTGCCGTATCTATAGCAAATATGTGGGCATCTTTATTGGCGTTCTTTGTTTCAAAAATGTACCAAGTCATTTCCGATTCTTGCGGTGTTTACACCTCTTTCGGTTGGTTCGCGGTCAGCTGTTTTCTTGGTATAGTTTTTATACTGTTTATGGTCCCAGAAACTAAAGGAAAATCGTTGCTAGAGATACAGgaggaattaaattgtaaaaagaaagagcAACAGAAGTACagaaaaaataatcgaaaaatCCACGTTAATACACTGACTTAA